A stretch of the Amycolatopsis sp. BJA-103 genome encodes the following:
- a CDS encoding CGNR zinc finger domain-containing protein, which yields MTPGTRLLVNAQGERYRFDPGSLSLELMLTGGPGPYERYEIAHTPSDLAEWFTGSRLALTAPLTDVQIRPSELAALKELRDALYRVAPALAHGEAPSDADLTLLNDATGATPRPVIDPETRRLAWAPPVTGKQLLGAVASDAIGLVAGDRSGRVRECSADDCYLLFFDTSRSGNRRWCSMERCGNRAKIRAYRARTETA from the coding sequence ATGACTCCGGGAACAAGACTGCTCGTCAACGCCCAGGGCGAGCGGTACCGGTTCGATCCGGGCAGTCTCAGCCTCGAACTCATGCTGACCGGCGGCCCCGGCCCGTACGAGCGCTACGAGATCGCGCACACGCCCTCCGACCTCGCCGAGTGGTTCACCGGCTCCCGGCTGGCGCTGACCGCGCCCTTGACCGATGTCCAGATCCGGCCGTCCGAACTCGCCGCGCTCAAGGAACTCCGGGACGCGCTCTACCGTGTCGCACCCGCCCTCGCCCATGGCGAAGCACCGTCGGACGCCGACCTCACCCTGCTGAACGACGCGACCGGAGCGACCCCGCGGCCGGTGATCGACCCCGAAACGCGGCGACTCGCCTGGGCGCCACCCGTCACCGGGAAACAGCTGCTCGGCGCCGTCGCCAGCGACGCCATCGGTCTCGTCGCGGGCGACCGGTCCGGCCGCGTCCGCGAATGCTCGGCGGACGACTGCTACCTGCTCTTCTTCGACACCTCCCGCTCGGGCAACCGCCGCTGGTGCTCGATGGAGCGCTGCGGCAACCGCGCCAAGATCCGGGCCTACCGGGCGCGCACCGAAACCGCGTGA
- a CDS encoding DoxX family protein, giving the protein MYSAYLTLAIVTIVINAGIAAADFARVPFVLKNSAEVDVPPSWIPPLASLKAAGAAGLLLGLLGVPYLGTAAAAGLVLFYVGAVITHVRARVLYNIAFPAGFLALAVATFVLDLAQAR; this is encoded by the coding sequence ATGTACTCCGCTTACCTGACCCTGGCCATCGTGACGATCGTGATCAACGCCGGAATCGCCGCCGCCGACTTCGCGCGGGTCCCGTTCGTCCTCAAGAACTCCGCCGAAGTCGACGTTCCCCCGTCCTGGATCCCGCCGCTGGCCTCACTGAAGGCCGCGGGCGCGGCCGGACTGCTGCTCGGCCTGCTCGGGGTGCCGTACCTCGGGACCGCGGCGGCGGCCGGGCTGGTGCTGTTCTACGTCGGCGCCGTCATCACCCACGTGCGCGCCCGCGTGCTGTACAACATCGCCTTCCCCGCCGGTTTCCTCGCGCTGGCGGTGGCGACCTTCGTCCTCGACCTCGCTCAAGCCAGGTAA
- a CDS encoding TetR/AcrR family transcriptional regulator, protein MPTEDLLANGPGRERSDAARNRAKILKAAEELFAARPAADVTMEDIAQAAGVGRATLYRRYPDRSAIAVALLDEHERELQERLLTGPPPLGPGASPAERLAAFYAAMTGLLTRHAHLVLGTEVGHSRFTTGPYRLWRTHVRFLAEQAGAQDPDALADILLAPLAPEVFLYQTGELGLSPERITAALSEQARRALS, encoded by the coding sequence ATGCCGACAGAAGATCTCCTCGCGAACGGCCCGGGCCGGGAACGCTCGGACGCCGCCCGTAACCGCGCGAAGATCCTGAAGGCCGCCGAAGAGCTCTTCGCCGCACGTCCGGCCGCGGACGTCACCATGGAGGACATCGCCCAAGCCGCCGGGGTCGGCCGCGCCACGCTGTACCGCCGCTACCCGGACCGCTCCGCGATCGCCGTCGCCCTGCTGGACGAACACGAGCGGGAACTGCAGGAACGGCTGCTCACCGGCCCTCCCCCACTGGGCCCCGGCGCGTCACCCGCCGAGCGGCTGGCCGCGTTCTACGCGGCGATGACCGGGCTTCTCACCCGGCACGCGCATCTCGTGCTCGGCACCGAGGTCGGGCATTCGCGGTTCACCACCGGCCCGTACCGGCTGTGGCGCACCCACGTCCGCTTCCTCGCCGAGCAGGCGGGTGCCCAGGATCCGGACGCGCTCGCCGACATCCTGCTGGCGCCGCTCGCCCCGGAGGTGTTCCTCTACCAGACCGGCGAACTCGGCCTGAGCCCCGAACGGATCACCGCCGCCCTGAGCGAACAGGCACGGCGAGCACTGTCCTGA
- a CDS encoding SRPBCC domain-containing protein: MIGKTKDAGWEIGVSKTVPYPLDHVWEYLSGPGLTAWLGDVRLDPVKGAPYETAEGTVGEVRGYREREKIRLTWWPKGWDHESTVQVALRNAGPDKTVVVFHQERLAGAEERAVQRDHWQTVMKVVVDGLGG; this comes from the coding sequence ATGATCGGGAAGACCAAGGACGCGGGCTGGGAGATCGGCGTGTCCAAGACGGTGCCGTATCCGCTGGACCACGTTTGGGAGTACCTCTCGGGGCCGGGTCTGACGGCTTGGCTGGGCGACGTGCGGCTCGACCCGGTGAAGGGTGCGCCGTACGAGACGGCCGAGGGCACCGTCGGCGAGGTCCGCGGCTACCGCGAACGCGAGAAGATCCGTCTCACCTGGTGGCCGAAGGGCTGGGACCACGAGAGCACGGTCCAGGTGGCGCTCCGGAACGCCGGGCCGGACAAGACCGTCGTGGTCTTCCATCAGGAGCGGCTCGCCGGGGCGGAAGAGCGTGCCGTGCAACGTGATCACTGGCAGACCGTGATGAAGGTGGTCGTCGACGGCCTCGGTGGCTGA
- a CDS encoding DUF2293 domain-containing protein, whose product MQGEAKLEQRVVVTAEKLLSTRKSVTALDVLTGIGWLPDNVLKAWQQGRTPELATALPVSTEKLSFALGALQRWATAKNLESSAIEHVGATRDRAPLKAASGDLEPLFRTQWIMPGLSAAKRAQVDARQRKAPDLMVSVALKDWTCADCGGTGDLQFLENEKPHCLDCADLGHLVFLPAGDTALTRRAKKASRLSAVVTRFNRSRKRHDRQGILVEDSALRDAEEQCFADEDVRERRRGRDRERRDREDVEFTARFFAAITEMFPGCPPERARAIAEHAGLRGSGRVGRSAAGRELAERAVFLAVVASIRHLDTDYDDLLMAGVERQAARDRIHSTIETVLDRWRS is encoded by the coding sequence ATGCAGGGTGAGGCGAAACTGGAGCAGCGCGTCGTGGTGACGGCGGAGAAGCTGTTGTCCACACGGAAATCGGTGACCGCGCTCGACGTCCTGACCGGGATCGGGTGGCTGCCGGACAACGTTCTCAAGGCCTGGCAGCAGGGCAGGACTCCCGAGCTGGCCACGGCACTGCCGGTGAGCACGGAGAAGCTGAGCTTCGCTCTCGGCGCGCTTCAGCGATGGGCGACGGCGAAGAACCTCGAAAGTTCGGCGATCGAGCACGTCGGGGCGACTCGCGACCGAGCCCCTCTCAAGGCGGCCTCGGGCGACCTCGAACCCTTGTTCCGGACGCAGTGGATCATGCCGGGACTGTCGGCGGCCAAGCGGGCGCAAGTCGACGCCCGGCAACGGAAGGCGCCGGATCTCATGGTCTCCGTGGCACTGAAGGACTGGACGTGCGCCGACTGTGGCGGCACCGGCGACCTGCAGTTCCTGGAGAACGAAAAACCACACTGCCTCGACTGCGCCGACCTCGGCCACCTGGTGTTCCTGCCCGCGGGCGACACCGCCCTGACCCGCCGGGCGAAGAAGGCGAGCCGGCTTTCCGCCGTCGTCACCCGCTTCAACCGGTCACGGAAACGCCATGACCGGCAAGGAATCCTGGTCGAGGACTCGGCGTTGCGCGACGCCGAGGAGCAGTGCTTCGCCGACGAGGACGTCCGTGAGCGGCGCCGCGGGCGTGATCGTGAACGGCGCGACCGGGAAGACGTCGAGTTCACCGCCCGGTTCTTCGCCGCGATCACCGAGATGTTCCCCGGCTGCCCGCCGGAGCGAGCACGCGCCATCGCCGAACACGCCGGCCTCCGCGGCAGCGGCCGGGTCGGCCGGTCGGCCGCCGGTCGGGAACTGGCCGAACGAGCGGTGTTCCTCGCCGTCGTCGCCTCGATCCGGCACCTGGACACCGACTACGACGACCTCCTCATGGCCGGGGTGGAACGGCAGGCCGCCCGCGACCGCATCCACTCGACCATCGAAACCGTGCTCGACCGCTGGCGATCCTGA
- a CDS encoding FMN-dependent NADH-azoreductase: MSHLLHLDSSARSTSFSRELSARFADVWRAARPGAGYTYRDLAARPVPPIGQAWTEICDALLMAGITDPEGYASVVKTPEQREAWAVIEPLLAELLAADVVLIGAPMYNFSIPATLKLWIDQVTFPKMSLAGKAFVVAGARGGTYLPGTPREPVDHHERYLRDFFAGHYDVHDVTFLHAELTNALVDPRLGPRDPDRAASREAALRAAETLASTGTAA, from the coding sequence ATGAGCCACCTTCTCCACCTCGACTCCAGTGCCCGCAGCACGTCGTTCTCCCGCGAGCTGAGCGCTCGCTTCGCCGACGTCTGGCGGGCCGCGCGCCCCGGCGCGGGCTACACCTACCGCGACCTCGCCGCCCGGCCGGTCCCGCCGATCGGCCAGGCCTGGACCGAGATCTGCGACGCCCTCCTGATGGCGGGCATCACCGATCCGGAGGGCTACGCCTCGGTGGTGAAGACGCCGGAGCAGCGCGAGGCCTGGGCCGTGATCGAGCCGCTGCTGGCCGAACTGCTCGCCGCCGACGTCGTGCTGATCGGGGCGCCGATGTACAACTTCTCGATCCCCGCGACGCTCAAGCTGTGGATCGACCAGGTGACGTTCCCGAAGATGTCCTTGGCGGGCAAGGCTTTCGTGGTCGCGGGTGCCCGTGGCGGCACCTACCTGCCGGGAACGCCGCGTGAGCCTGTCGACCATCACGAGCGCTACCTGCGGGACTTCTTCGCCGGGCACTACGACGTCCACGACGTCACGTTCCTGCACGCCGAGCTCACGAACGCGCTCGTCGACCCGCGACTCGGCCCGCGCGATCCCGACCGGGCCGCGTCACGGGAAGCGGCGCTGCGGGCGGCCGAAACGCTCGCCTCGACCGGAACGGCGGCCTGA